The proteins below come from a single Cannabis sativa cultivar Pink pepper isolate KNU-18-1 chromosome 3, ASM2916894v1, whole genome shotgun sequence genomic window:
- the LOC133035708 gene encoding uncharacterized protein LOC133035708: MELMSSSSQSAGDDRDFIMVTYVKGLYALNDAFADPVSPEIEAKFDAWMCQGLLKHPRHYNCYVDGAKKFTPGFRLGVDYVEDKTWFYHLATCDMFINDSVKFPLSIIVYDSWFSIAF, from the exons ATGGAGCTAATGTCCTCAAGTTCTCAATCAGCTGGGGATGATAGGGATTTTATAATGGTGACTTATGTGAAGGGCCTTTATGCTCTTAATGATGCATTTGCTGATCCCGTATCTCCTGAGATTGAGGCAAAGTTTGACGCGTGGATGTGTCAAGGCTTGCTTAAACATCCTAG GCATTACAATTGTTATGTTGATGGCGCAAAGAAATTTACCCCGGGTTTTAGGCTAGGTGTTGATTATGTGGAGGATAAAACTTGGTTTTATCATTTGGCTACATGCGACATGTTTATAAATGACTCGGTAAAGTTTCCACTTTCCATTATAGTTTATGATAGTTGGTTTTCAATTGctttttaa